In the genome of Pelobacter seleniigenes DSM 18267, one region contains:
- a CDS encoding branched-chain amino acid ABC transporter permease, with protein MDIFLQQLANGLTIGSMFALVALGYTMVYGVMKLINFAHGDMVAASAFVGLTIYTQVMGKATSLGAVIVIFLLSAAIMACVGIILERVAYRPLRTAPRLSAVVSALGASMVIQNGIMLIWGPRMKIFPELVPQVYWNFGNVVISLIQVLILALSLVLMVSLYLFVEKTRMGAAIRASSIDQDAARLMGINVNSVIALIFIIGSSLGAVGGLFIGLYYRGITFNMGWQYGLYAFIAAILGGIGNIPGAMLGGMLLGLFNAFIAGYVSSTWADAFTFVLLILILIVRPTGILGERVAEKV; from the coding sequence ATGGACATTTTTCTGCAGCAACTTGCCAACGGCCTGACCATCGGCAGCATGTTTGCCCTGGTCGCGCTCGGCTACACCATGGTTTATGGTGTCATGAAATTAATTAACTTTGCCCATGGTGACATGGTCGCCGCATCAGCTTTTGTCGGACTGACCATCTACACCCAGGTCATGGGGAAAGCCACTTCACTGGGGGCCGTAATTGTTATTTTTCTCCTGTCCGCGGCAATCATGGCCTGCGTCGGGATTATCCTCGAACGGGTCGCTTATCGGCCGTTGCGGACCGCGCCGCGCCTGTCGGCCGTGGTCTCCGCCTTGGGTGCCAGCATGGTCATCCAGAACGGCATCATGCTGATTTGGGGCCCACGGATGAAAATCTTCCCGGAGCTGGTACCCCAAGTCTACTGGAATTTCGGCAACGTCGTGATCAGCCTGATTCAGGTGCTGATCCTGGCCCTGTCGCTGGTACTGATGGTATCCCTCTACCTGTTCGTTGAAAAAACCCGCATGGGTGCTGCGATCCGCGCCAGTTCCATCGACCAGGACGCCGCCCGGCTGATGGGCATTAATGTCAACAGCGTCATCGCCCTGATTTTTATCATCGGCTCTTCTCTAGGTGCGGTCGGCGGTCTGTTTATTGGTCTCTATTATCGGGGTATTACTTTCAATATGGGGTGGCAATACGGGCTCTATGCCTTTATTGCGGCAATCCTCGGCGGCATCGGCAACATCCCCGGGGCAATGCTCGGCGGCATGCTGCTCGGCCTGTTCAATGCCTTCATCGCCGGATATGTTTCCAGTACCTGGGCCGACGCTTTCACCTTTGTCCTGTTGATTTTAATCTTGATTGTTCGCCCCACCGGGATCCTCGGTGAGCGGGTTGCGGAGAAAGTCTGA
- a CDS encoding branched-chain amino acid ABC transporter permease, translating to MKNLERFGLPIFIVVMAILPHLLNERWQAVAITFLIFAVVALSQDIILGKSGMFNMGQALFFGMGAYTTAILNHQFDWPIIATVPLAILIPALFGILLAGPIVHLRGDYLLVTTIGFNIVFVQVLQNNLGGVTGGPNGIFGLDSLNIFGTNLVSQVAVYYFAFLVLLLTLWVMRNLAKSKPGRALHYLREDQLAAESIGINTRVYKIFAFGLGAGIAGLAGTVYATQYSAVSPEAFEFIQSVLFFSIVLVGGSSIPGVLLGVFVMFVLPEIFREFATWRYFIFGFAMILAMILRPRGIWPATFGKIPKFLIKESNHGA from the coding sequence ATGAAAAACCTCGAACGCTTTGGTCTTCCGATCTTTATTGTGGTTATGGCAATTCTGCCGCACCTGCTTAATGAACGTTGGCAGGCGGTCGCCATCACCTTTCTGATTTTTGCCGTGGTAGCCTTGTCACAGGACATTATCCTTGGCAAAAGCGGTATGTTCAATATGGGCCAAGCCTTGTTTTTCGGCATGGGTGCCTACACGACCGCAATTCTCAACCATCAGTTCGACTGGCCGATCATTGCCACCGTCCCGCTGGCAATTCTGATTCCGGCACTGTTCGGTATCCTGCTGGCCGGGCCGATCGTCCACCTGCGCGGCGACTATCTGCTGGTCACCACAATTGGCTTCAATATTGTATTTGTTCAGGTCCTGCAAAATAATCTTGGCGGAGTGACCGGCGGCCCGAACGGTATCTTCGGCCTCGACTCACTCAACATCTTCGGCACCAACCTGGTCAGCCAGGTGGCAGTTTACTACTTCGCCTTTCTGGTTCTGCTCCTCACCCTCTGGGTGATGCGCAACCTTGCAAAGAGTAAACCCGGGCGGGCGCTACACTACCTGCGGGAAGATCAACTGGCAGCAGAGAGCATCGGCATCAATACCCGCGTTTACAAGATTTTTGCCTTCGGCCTCGGCGCCGGCATCGCCGGATTGGCTGGCACCGTCTATGCCACTCAATACTCGGCGGTCAGCCCGGAAGCCTTCGAATTCATCCAGTCGGTTCTCTTCTTCAGCATCGTTTTGGTCGGGGGCTCGTCAATCCCCGGGGTGCTGCTCGGGGTATTCGTAATGTTCGTGCTGCCGGAGATCTTCCGCGAATTCGCGACCTGGCGTTACTTTATCTTCGGCTTCGCGATGATCCTGGCCATGATCCTCCGCCCCCGCGGTATCTGGCCGGCAACTTTCGGCAAAATCCCCAAGTTTCTGATTAAGGAATCGAACCATGGCGCATAA
- a CDS encoding ABC transporter ATP-binding protein — protein sequence MAHNNLILNNVTKRFGGLTAVDDLSMKVEQGQIYGIIGPNGAGKTTVFNCITGIYKSEEGSVNWRGEEIRGLTPYQIVDRGIVRTFQTIRLFSQMSVAENIMSGRHIKSMQRWWHGIVPTPAARRDELDNWHKVEEQLEFFNLSEFAATPTGSLPYGIQRRVEMARAMAVDPTLLILDEPAAGLNDKETMGLLNTIFKIRDKGITVLLIEHDMDMVMEVTDYLTVINFGKKIAEGTPAEIQKNPAVIEAYLGSEDDDE from the coding sequence ATGGCGCATAACAATCTGATCCTGAACAACGTCACCAAACGTTTCGGTGGACTGACTGCCGTCGACGACCTGAGCATGAAAGTTGAACAAGGTCAAATCTACGGCATCATTGGCCCCAACGGCGCCGGCAAGACCACCGTTTTCAACTGTATTACCGGTATCTACAAATCGGAGGAAGGTTCTGTCAACTGGCGCGGTGAAGAGATCCGCGGACTGACCCCGTACCAGATTGTCGATCGCGGCATCGTACGAACCTTTCAAACCATCCGCCTGTTCAGCCAGATGTCGGTGGCCGAAAACATCATGAGCGGCCGGCATATCAAGAGTATGCAACGCTGGTGGCACGGGATTGTTCCAACCCCCGCTGCCCGCCGCGACGAACTGGACAACTGGCACAAGGTAGAAGAGCAGCTTGAATTTTTCAATCTCTCCGAATTTGCAGCCACACCGACCGGATCCCTCCCGTATGGAATCCAGCGCCGGGTCGAAATGGCCCGCGCCATGGCCGTTGACCCGACCCTGCTGATTCTTGACGAACCCGCGGCCGGGCTCAACGATAAAGAGACCATGGGGTTGCTGAATACGATCTTTAAAATCCGCGACAAGGGGATCACGGTGCTGCTCATCGAACATGACATGGATATGGTCATGGAAGTCACCGACTATCTGACCGTAATTAACTTCGGCAAAAAAATTGCCGAAGGGACTCCCGCCGAAATTCAAAAAAATCCGGCAGTTATCGAAGCATATCTGGGAAGTGAGGATGACGATGAGTAA
- a CDS encoding ATP-binding cassette domain-containing protein translates to MSNDVLFQIKDLEVSYGSIAAIKGISLEVRKGEIVTILGANGAGKTTTMRTISQLLKAKSGSILFKGQELTQQPAHKIVKLGISHSPEGRRVFGILTVEENLLLGAFSQSKVDRETLKWVYQLFPRLEERRKQLAGTLSGGEQQMLAIGRALMSKPEMLLLDEPSLGIAPILVKAIFEQIKKISQEGVTVLLVEQNAKAALKLADRGYVLDVGKIALAGTSAELLASEKVQEAYLGKKN, encoded by the coding sequence ATGAGTAACGACGTCCTGTTTCAAATAAAAGATCTTGAGGTCTCCTACGGCAGCATTGCCGCCATCAAGGGGATTTCACTGGAAGTTCGCAAAGGTGAAATTGTCACCATTCTCGGTGCCAACGGCGCCGGCAAAACCACCACCATGCGGACCATCAGTCAGCTGCTCAAAGCCAAATCCGGCTCGATTCTCTTCAAGGGGCAGGAACTGACTCAGCAGCCAGCCCATAAGATCGTCAAACTCGGCATCAGCCATTCTCCCGAGGGGCGGCGGGTCTTCGGTATCCTGACCGTTGAGGAAAACCTGCTGTTGGGTGCCTTTTCGCAAAGCAAAGTCGACCGCGAAACCTTGAAGTGGGTCTACCAACTGTTTCCGCGCCTTGAAGAACGACGCAAGCAGCTGGCCGGCACCCTATCGGGCGGAGAACAGCAGATGCTCGCCATCGGCCGGGCCTTGATGAGCAAGCCGGAAATGCTGTTGCTTGACGAACCCTCACTGGGAATCGCGCCGATCCTGGTCAAAGCCATTTTCGAGCAGATCAAAAAGATCTCCCAAGAGGGCGTGACCGTTCTGCTGGTCGAACAGAATGCCAAGGCGGCGTTGAAACTCGCTGATCGCGGCTACGTTCTTGATGTAGGCAAGATCGCCCTGGCAGGAACCTCTGCTGAACTGCTCGCGTCCGAAAAAGTTCAGGAAGCGTACCTGGGCAAGAAAAACTGA